ATCCTGGACGTCAACAACATCTACGGGGACTACACGGCGCGCACGCTCGTCGCCAACAACCTGTGCATGGACAACGCTCGCGGCATTTGGATTCTGACGTCGAGTCACGTGGATGTGTTCAACAACACCCTCTACCAGAACGGCAACACGAAGTGGGGCGACGGCTCCAAGGGGCCCGAACTCGGCGTCTACTGCGAGAGCCGTGGACGACGCGCGCATGACATCCACTTTGCCAACAACCTAGTTGTTCCTCTCTCGGGCGCGCGCAGCATCAGTCAGGTCAAATCGCCGAGCGGCTGCGACGACATGTCCGACATCACCTACGTCGACAACATCTTCGTGGACGATCTCTCGTCCTCACGCCTGGACGGCAACCCCAGCGTCCCCACTTCCATGGACGCGACGCAACTCGGCGCCTGCACCACCAACCTGATTGGCGCGAATGCGGATAGTCTCTCCTTCGCTTCGGTGGGAACCGGCGCCAACGCCGACTTTGCCTTGGGGTCGAGTTCTCTGGCCATCGACCGTGGCTGTCAGGCGCCGACGGAGGTGGAGACCCTGGGTGACTTCGTCGGCGCGCCACGAGTGTCGGGGGCAGGTATCGACGTCGGCGCGCTCGAGTTCCAAGCAAGCGCAGGCAGCTCTGGCGGAGGAGCGGGCGGCGGCGGAGCGGCGGGTGGGAGCGGCGGAGGCGCAGCGGGTGGCGCCAGTGGAACGGCAGCAAGCGGCGCCGGGAGCGGCAGCGCGGGCATCAGCGGAGACAGCGGAGCTGGAACCACCCCGGATAGCGGCGACGCGGGTAGCTGCGAATGCGGCGTCGCGCGGCGCGACGGAACCTTCCCCTGGGCGCTCAGCCTGCTGGGACTCGCCCTCATGCGTCGGCTCCGCCACTCACGACGTCGCCGTTGAAGGAGCGCGTCATCGGACATTGGGGTACTCCAAAGGCACCAGCGTCGCGAGAGACCGTCGGCTAGGGCGGTGAAAAGCACACTCGTGTCGGCACCGCCACGGGTTGCCCACTGGAGTCGAAGCCCAATTGGCCGAAGTCGTTGCTGCCCCAACACCAAACATGCTCGTCGGGCGAGAGCGCACAAGCGTGATCATCCCCAACCATGTGGTCACCGTTGATCTCGACGCGATCCCAGGGCGTGCGTTGCGTGATGATTCTGGGTTCCAAAGAAGAAGCCAGTGCTCCCCAGCACCAGAGGGTATCCTCGAAGTCCAGAGCGCAGGTAGATCGTCCCCCCGCGAACACCGCCTTGAACCGCTGCGTTCCGACGCGTTGGGGAAGGCCAAAGGACTTGCTGTTGCCGAGGCCCAACTGTCCACTGTCCCCTCCGCCGAAGCAGTAGAGGTTGCCGTTCTCCCGAAGCGCACAGGTATGGTAGGCGCCCGTAGCCACGCCGACGTAGTCATCGAAACACTCCGTGGACTCCGGCGGATTGCAGCCCACGCGCGTCGGGTGTCGCCAGATCTGGATGTCGTTGTCCAGAGTGCCAGTAAGCAGCTCGTCGTAGCCAGGTCCCGCGGCCTGCGTTCGGTTGTCGCCCCAACAGTAGAGACTGCCAGCACTCCCTGCCGAGCTGTTGCCGATGGCGCAAGCGTGCTCGCCGCCTACTGCAAAGCTCAGCACCACCCCTCCGCCCGGCGCGGGGATCTTGACCGGAGTCGTTTGCTTCGCTTCGGTGAGGGCGGGGTCGCCTAGATTCGCGTAGCCGTTGTGCCCCCAGCCAAGCAGTTGCCCGCTGGTGGTCAGGGCAAGCGCGTGCCGAATCCCTCCGCGTACTTCCTGCACGCTACCTGCTCCCCAATTCGTTTCCACGGGCACCAGACTGTCGACAGTGGTTCCGTCACCGAGCTGCCCGGTCTGGTTCGTCCCCCAGCACCAGAGCGTTGCGCTGCCCAGTGCACAGCTGAACCTCTCACCAGCGCCATTGGCGAGTTGCCCCACGACTCCGGCAACGATGCTCGGCACGGCTGAGTCGACTTTGGTTCCGACGCCGAGCTGTCCCGCATTGTTCCGGCCCCAGCAGTAGGTCACATGGGTTGCACCGCCCTGCTGCAGATTCTGAGTCGTCATGCAGCTGTGCTGCGCACCCGTCGCAAGTTTGCGCACGGGCACGGCTGGTCTGCATGCTCCGGCGCTGCACGAGTCGCCAGAACAGCCACAGGCGAGCGCGTCGTCATTGAGGCAGGTGTCGGAGCAGCGTTGACAGTCGCTGCACGTCGGCGCGCCCTCTCCCCCACGTCGCGTGTCGAAGCACGAGCCGCGGCACACGCCATCGAAACAGGTCTGCCCCGACTCGCACGAAATGCCGCTGCAAGCGTCCTGGAAGCGGACCCGTAGGCGCCTCAGTTCGTCCTCCACGTAGCTGCCCCTCACCTCGACCCGCGCCAGCTCTTGGGAGTCGCTCAGCGTCGCAACGAGCCAGAAACGCCGCGTGGCGTCCTCGTTCCTGGGGATCAGGGGCACGTCGGCCAAATGCTCGCTACCGCTGACCGGGACGGACTTCTCCCGGACCTTCTTGCCGCCGTCGTCGAACACGGTGACCGTGAGCTGCGTCGCCGCGGCAAGCAACCCTGGGTCCGCGTTCAGCTCGACGATCACCTGCGTTGCCGGCTTTGTTTCGCAAGCACCCGCCAACGAGAGAACCAGCAGTGCCTTGGCGAAGTGCCGAGCGCGCATGGCAACAGTAGAGCACGTGCCCGTGGTTCCAACCAGGTCCCCACCCCACGCGCGCAGCGTCTGTAAGACTCGCGAGCTCAGCGACGGCGGGCACTGCGGATGACGACGGGCTCGAGGGGTGCGTCTTTGCTGAAAGGCCCGGCCGCACCCGTCTTGACGCTCTTGATCGCGTCCACCACGTCCATTCCGTCCGAGACCACGCCGAACACGGTGTAGCCCCAGTCCGAACCGGACTTGGCTTTGTGATCCAGGAACGCATTGTCCTTCACGTTGACGAAGAACTGCGCCGTGGCCGAGTGCGGGTCGCTCGTGCGCGCCATCGCCACCGTTCCACGGGTGTTCTTCAAGCCGTTGTCGGCTTCATTCTGCACCGGTGGAAGGGTCGACTTCTTGTCGTAGTTCGCGTCATAGCCCCCACCCTGCACCATGAAACCGTCGATCACGCGGTGGAAGATGGTGCCGTCGTAGTGTCCCGCATCGACGTACGCCAGGATGTTGGCGGCGGTCTGGGGCGCACGCGCTTCGTCGAGGGACACAGTGAAGGCGCCATGGTTGGTTTCGAAGACGACGTCGGTCATGCCCCGATCCTAGCGCCCTTGCTCCGACATTTGTGGATTGATTCCAGCTAGTTAGCCAAGTCGCTACGCAGCGCGCCAAAAAGAGGAAGCGCCGGGGGCCAAAGGGCGCTAAAGCCGGCCCGTTGAGCACGGCACCCTTTCCCGTGCAAAATGGGGAAATCATGAGCAACGCCTGGTCTTTCAGCACCCTCCGCGTGGCGAAGTTCGCCGCCCTTGGTCTTTCGTCCCTTGCTTTCACCGCTGCGGGTTGCAGCTCCGACAGCGCGGATTCGAAGGGATCGGATCCCTACTACGACGAGTTTGGAGTGTCGCCCTTCGACAGCGAAGGCCCCATCGGTGGCAAGGCCGACAACGCCGGCATCCCGGGACCGGCCACGAGCCTGGACAGCGGCGACACCGCCGTGTGGACGGTGAAGAACCAGTGGGAAGAGCGCACGACTACCGCCGCCAAGGAAGCCGGCATGGCGTGGAGCGCGAACAGCGGTCTCAACTGGGACGAGAAGTACGCTGCCTGGATCGACAGCATGAAGAAGATCAAGGCGGACAGCTCTTGGGGTGGTGACACCTTCGAGATGGTCACCCCGTGGGGAAAGAAGCTACCGGCACCCAAACTCGAGTGCGCAGAGGTCGCGATGTTCCTGCGCTTGACCTTCGCTGCTTGGTACCAGCTGCCCTTCTACATGACCACCACGGACTCCGAGGGGAAGCGCGTGTACTTCGGTCACATGGGCGCCGTGACTGCCAATGGTCGCTACAAGAACATGCCGACCTACAAGAGCTACTACAAGGACTACACCTCCAGCTATTCCGGGGGTGATTGGCCCACGGACAGCAAACTGGCCGCCAAGGGCCTCTACGGCGGCGGCGACGAAATGGAGTACATCGCCCCGGGAGCCAAGGCTGGCGCGTACTTCGATGCGGTGCATTTGAACAAACGCGTGGGACACTTCGCGTTGCACTTGCTGTCGTACTTCGGCAGCATCAACGTCGCCAATACCCGCAATACCTACAACTTGAAGCCCGAAGCGCTGCGCGAAGGCGACGTGTTGGTGGAGCGCTGGCAGGCGCAGGGCATTGGTCACACTCTGGTGGTCAAGAGCGTCACGCCAATCGAGGGCGGGCGGCTGGACGCGCAACTGGTCAGCGGCTCGATGCCGCGGCGCCAGCCCAAGTGGGAGGATTCCGTTGCTTCCAAGCATTCCTTCACGGACAACCGTACGGGCGGCGAGGGCAGCAGCTACGGTGGCGAGGAGTACGCGAAGCTTGGCGGCGGCATCAAGCGCTGGCGCGTGGCCAAGAACTGGAACGGCAAGTGGACCAACGCTTGGATGAACGCGGACGAGGCGAACTGGATCAACGATACGGACTACGACGCCATCAAGACTCGCCCCGGTCAGTTCCAGACCCTGTTGGGCGAGGTGCCTCCGGAGCAACTGCGCGACGCCCTGCTGGGAATCATCGGCGACGCCCGCAAGCATTTGGAGCAGTACCCGGCGTCCTGCTCTGCGCGCACCAAGCGCGAAGACGCCTGGCGTGAACTCTACGCGCTGATGCAGAGCAAGTTCAGCACCAGCAAGGCGGACACCGACAAGCAGTACCGCACCATGGCCGACTACGTATTCGCGGAACTGGAGTACGAGAAGAGCAAGACCTGCTGCTGGAACTCGTCGACCAACGCGATGTACCAGCTGGTCATGGACTACAACCAGAGCCTGCAGAGCAACCAGTGCGTGGCTCCCGTCGTGTTCAAGAACGACGGCGGCTACCAGGTGTTCGCCGACTATGCAGCCTCCGTCGGCAAGGCCAACGAGTGGAAGGCCTGGTCGGAAGACGAACCCTGCGCGCAGCGTGACGTTCCCAGTGACACCGAACTGCCCCACGATTGGACCGAGTTCTGCAGTCTCAACCCAGGGACGGGTGGCGCAGGAGGCGCCGGTGGCGCGGGCGGAGCCGGTGGCGCGGGCGGCACTGGTGGTGGCACGTCGGGTACGGGCGGTACCAGTGGCGGTGGCAACACCCAGCCGAGCTGCACCCAGGCAGACTGCAGCAGCTCCCAACCGCTGCCGGGCTCCACGCCTGCGTGCTACTGCGACAGCTACTGCGTGACGAACAACGACTGCTGCCCCGGTCGGGCCGCAGCGTGTGGCGGCTGAAGTGCGCTGCACTCGGCGGCAAGGTCCACTTGCCGCCGCAAGGCTCTGCTGAGCACTAGGCGCAGCGGAACTCGGCGCCCAGGGCACCGAACGCACTGAGTTCGGAGAGTTCCGCCAGCACCGTTTCCTGGATCATCGCTTCGATCAAGGACGGAGCATCGGCGAAGCGTACGCCGACGCTATCCGCGCGTTGTTGAATGACCTGGGCGCGCAGGCGCACGCCCCGCAACTTTCCCGAGGTCACGTGGATGTCGACCTCGGTCCCCACCGGAGGCGGCCGCTCACTGACGAGACATGCACCGCCAAGAGAGATGTCGCGCACCGACGCAGGAGCGGTGTCCCCTCCGTCCGCAGAGATGGCCGCAGCGGCCTGCAAAGCCACGCGTGGATGTCGTCGACGTTCGCCGGGTTCGGGAAAGGAGGCGTCCATACCCCCACAGAACGGGAGGGACGGCTGAAAGTTGAACGGGTTGGGCGAAAAGCG
The nucleotide sequence above comes from Polyangiaceae bacterium. Encoded proteins:
- a CDS encoding PilZ domain-containing protein; this encodes MDASFPEPGERRRHPRVALQAAAAISADGGDTAPASVRDISLGGACLVSERPPPVGTEVDIHVTSGKLRGVRLRAQVIQQRADSVGVRFADAPSLIEAMIQETVLAELSELSAFGALGAEFRCA
- a CDS encoding peptidylprolyl isomerase gives rise to the protein MTDVVFETNHGAFTVSLDEARAPQTAANILAYVDAGHYDGTIFHRVIDGFMVQGGGYDANYDKKSTLPPVQNEADNGLKNTRGTVAMARTSDPHSATAQFFVNVKDNAFLDHKAKSGSDWGYTVFGVVSDGMDVVDAIKSVKTGAAGPFSKDAPLEPVVIRSARRR
- a CDS encoding right-handed parallel beta-helix repeat-containing protein — its product is MECALLGDPVEMQFHTIRRRAGLGGALCWLALVTCSGSAAADGKTYYVSPSGSGVSTNSASPGSASATLARLCNGGGDEINGGDTVLFQDGSYGTVVIDEKTCGAVGKHIVLRAATPLGARIENKSGFVVHGSAYYTIEGFEVSGSNSAQNPYEYGVVIDNRGATGKLSHHVFVRGNKLHDLGSTGVSTLDATHVVIEDNEIFATAAWDPYQNSGISTFQSRNPNGYAPLEGAYSNIIRNNRVYGVKNVVPHPKNGITDGNCIILDVNNIYGDYTARTLVANNLCMDNARGIWILTSSHVDVFNNTLYQNGNTKWGDGSKGPELGVYCESRGRRAHDIHFANNLVVPLSGARSISQVKSPSGCDDMSDITYVDNIFVDDLSSSRLDGNPSVPTSMDATQLGACTTNLIGANADSLSFASVGTGANADFALGSSSLAIDRGCQAPTEVETLGDFVGAPRVSGAGIDVGALEFQASAGSSGGGAGGGGAAGGSGGGAAGGASGTAASGAGSGSAGISGDSGAGTTPDSGDAGSCECGVARRDGTFPWALSLLGLALMRRLRHSRRRR